DNA from Fusarium falciforme chromosome 7, complete sequence:
AGGAAATGGTCGACGAAGCTATCAAGGCCGGCATCCAGCACTTCGTCTACAGCAGCGTCGACCGCGGTGGTAACGACAAGTCATGGAACAACCCCACCCTCGTCCCACActtcaagaccaagcatGACATCGAGATTCACCTTCGCGATTCCACCGCTAACGGCAAGAGCTCCATGGGCTGGACGATCCTACGGCCCGTCAACTTCATCGACAGCATCGCTCCAGGCTTCCAGAGCAAGGTCTTCATGACGGCAGTACGCAACACATTGAAGGAGAAGCCACTGCAGTGGGTGGTCACTAAGGATATTGGCGTCTTTGCAGCGAAGGCTTTCCACGACCCTGCTGCCTGGGCAAACAAGGCTGTCGGCATCGCAGGCGACGAGCTGACCTTTTCCCAACTAAGCCAAACGTTCAAGAGAGTTACCGGGAGCCAAGCTGGCACAACATTTGGTTTCCTCGGAAAGGCTTTAATGGCTG
Protein-coding regions in this window:
- a CDS encoding Nucleoside-diphosphate-sugar epimerase family protein; the encoded protein is MSRAILITGATGKQGGSVLDALVASQPSDFLLLAVTRDAQSPRAKALCAKSSSIRLVEGNLDSIPTLFEAARKAAGSVPLWGVYSMQASIDSRAPLDGELKQGKEMVDEAIKAGIQHFVYSSVDRGGNDKSWNNPTLVPHFKTKHDIEIHLRDSTANGKSSMGWTILRPVNFIDSIAPGFQSKVFMTAVRNTLKEKPLQWVVTKDIGVFAAKAFHDPAAWANKAVGIAGDELTFSQLSQTFKRVTGSQAGTTFGFLGKALMAGVAELGSMINWLRDEGYNVDIEEVKKVHPDIMSVETWLKTSAFAQRS